A genomic window from Leeia speluncae includes:
- the pyrC gene encoding dihydroorotase encodes MELVIARPDDWHLHVRDGEALKAVLPHTAAQFARAIIMPNLKPPVTNTEAAIAYRERILAAVPAGMTFDPLMVLYLTDNTTGDEIRKAKASGIVKAVKLYPAGATTNSDAGVTDLLAKCEDALAALQETGMPLLVHGEVTDSHIDIFDRERVFIDRVMVPLLSKYPKLKVVFEHITTADAAEFVMEAPANIAATITAHHLLMNRNAIFTGGIRPHHYCLPVLKREKHRVALVEAATSGSEKFFLGTDSAPHAQHTKEASCGCAGMYTALSAIELYAEAFEAANALDKLEAFASFNGPDFYQLPRNTETITLVKESWTIPDSLPYGNDALIPLRAGEQVHWKLK; translated from the coding sequence ATGGAACTCGTTATTGCTCGCCCGGATGATTGGCATTTACACGTTCGTGATGGCGAAGCCTTAAAAGCGGTATTACCTCATACAGCAGCTCAGTTTGCTCGTGCAATCATTATGCCGAACTTAAAACCGCCAGTCACCAACACCGAGGCGGCAATCGCTTACCGCGAGCGCATTTTGGCGGCAGTGCCCGCAGGAATGACATTTGATCCGCTCATGGTGTTGTACCTAACCGATAACACGACTGGGGATGAAATTCGTAAAGCAAAAGCAAGCGGTATTGTGAAAGCCGTGAAATTATACCCAGCAGGTGCGACCACCAACTCGGACGCGGGTGTAACAGATTTATTGGCAAAATGTGAGGATGCATTAGCTGCTTTACAAGAAACAGGTATGCCGCTATTGGTTCATGGTGAAGTAACGGATAGCCACATTGATATTTTTGACCGTGAGCGAGTATTTATCGACCGCGTGATGGTGCCGCTACTATCAAAATATCCTAAGCTAAAAGTGGTGTTTGAACACATCACCACAGCTGACGCAGCAGAATTCGTGATGGAAGCGCCTGCCAATATTGCCGCCACCATCACTGCTCACCATTTGTTAATGAACCGCAATGCAATCTTTACTGGCGGCATTCGCCCACACCACTACTGCTTACCTGTGCTGAAACGTGAAAAACATCGTGTCGCCTTAGTAGAAGCAGCTACTTCAGGTAGCGAGAAGTTCTTCTTGGGTACAGATAGCGCACCACATGCCCAACATACAAAAGAAGCAAGTTGTGGCTGTGCGGGTATGTACACCGCACTTTCGGCAATTGAGCTATATGCAGAAGCATTTGAGGCGGCCAATGCGTTAGACAAACTAGAAGCCTTCGCGAGCTTCAACGGTCCAGACTTTTACCAGCTACCAAGAAATACCGAAACGATCACTCTAGTGAAAGAAAGCTGGACGATTCCAGATAGTTTGCCATACGGTAACGATGCACTAATCCCGCTAAGAGCGGGTGAGCAAGTCCACTGGAAATTGAAATAA